AGACTAAAACGTAGGGCAAGGCTTTAGCCTTGCTTTAAAAGCAACCCTAAAGGGTTGCCCTACATCTATATCCTCTCCCCTTGTGGGAGAGGAAATGGAGAGGGGGAAATTAAAATGTCTTCGAAACCATGCCACAAAGCATTTAATAGAAATTAAATTTAGAAAAAATATTAATAATCTGAAAAATATTCTATTTTAGGAGGTAAATCATATGGCTCTTTATCGTGCTCATGTAATAGTATCTGTTGATAGTTTTAGTATTCTAAAAGGGGCAATGGAAGTAAAAGATGCACTGATTGATAAGCTTAAAAAATACAAATTGGATCAAGAGGTAAAGGTGTTGGAGATGAGTACTTTGGGTCAAATTAAAGATGTTCCAGTCATATTAATATATCCTGAAAAGGTAGTATATGCCCCTGTTAAGGTTGAAGACATTGATGAGATAGTAGAGGAACACCTTCTTAAAGGAAGAGTAGTAAAAAGATTAATTAAGGAATTACCCTGGCTCCCAAAAAAACCTGAGCTAGAAGAAGCAAGGATTGTACTTTCCAACGCTGGTCTTATAGATCCAGAATTGATAGAGGAATATATTGCCAATGATGGTTATGTAGCCTTAGGTAAAGTAGTTAAAGAAATGAAACCCGATGAGGTACTTGAAGTTATTAAGAATTCTAATTTGCTTGGAAGGGGAGGAGCTGCATTTCCAACAGGTCTTAAGTGGGAGTTTACTAAAAAAGCAAAAGGTGAACCCAAATATATAATCGCAAATGCTGATGAGTCTGAACCAGGAACATTTAAAGATAGATTGATTCTTGAAGGTGACCCTCACAGAATAATAGAAGCAATGGTTATTGCGGGATATGCGGTGGGTTCCCATATAGGTTATATATATATTAGAGGAGAGTATGATCTTGTAATAGAGAGAATAAAAAATGCTATAAATCAAGCTCATAATATGGGATTTTTAGGAAAAAATATTTTTGGTTCTGATTTTAATTTTGAAATTGAAGTCCATAAAGGTGCGGGTGCCTATATCTGTGGAGAGGAAACAGCTTTAATTGAATCAATTGAGGGGAAAAGAGGTGAACC
This genomic stretch from Actinomycetota bacterium harbors:
- the nuoF gene encoding NADH-quinone oxidoreductase subunit NuoF yields the protein MALYRAHVIVSVDSFSILKGAMEVKDALIDKLKKYKLDQEVKVLEMSTLGQIKDVPVILIYPEKVVYAPVKVEDIDEIVEEHLLKGRVVKRLIKELPWLPKKPELEEARIVLSNAGLIDPELIEEYIANDGYVALGKVVKEMKPDEVLEVIKNSNLLGRGGAAFPTGLKWEFTKKAKGEPKYIIANADESEPGTFKDRLILEGDPHRIIEAMVIAGYAVGSHIGYIYIRGEYDLVIERIKNAINQAHNMGFLGKNIFGSDFNFEIEVHKGAGAYICGEETALIESIEGKRGEPRTRPPYPPTHGLWGKPTVVNNIETLANIPPIIKNGPDWFKRFGTERCPGTKVYTILGNINNKGLIEVPMGISLRDVINIYGDGIPGDKKFKLAQTGGTSGSIIPESMLDVPMDYACMIEAGAALGSGALLICDETNCTVDLLKPLAHFFNHESCGKCVPCRVGTTKIYKIIERISRGGGLSTDISMLEDISKTMATTSLCGLGQAAAVPILSAIKYFRGEIETHIFDKKCPLGVCEI